A single window of Culicoides brevitarsis isolate CSIRO-B50_1 chromosome 3, AGI_CSIRO_Cbre_v1, whole genome shotgun sequence DNA harbors:
- the LOC134833687 gene encoding alkaline phosphatase 4-like gives MILRVVLSLFFFWTIIHGATIKYKSPNADNAQYWNSYNEARLKKLLSQTNPDGTVARNVIIFVGDGMGIQTITAGRIFKGQREKHVSGEESELVWDSFPHTGFSKTYNTDKQVPDSAGTATALFCGVKTKYKVLGLDSTAKGDSMTQGQVYSIMKWGQDAGKRTGVVTTTRITHATPAALYSHSPNRDYESDSPIPNEYKNSLKDIARQLVEDEPGNKFNVILGGGRDAMGATIKDQPVPPYNFTGGMEKTFPRSDGLNLPYLWLKNKSDPTKHAYYVTKATELNKIDTSNTEYLLGLFANSHMTYEALRNYTDEPSLAEMTVKAIEILDRKNSSGYILMVEGGKIDHAHHQNFAGLALHEVLGLDRAVEAALNKVGDDTLILVTADHSHSVTFNGYPERGNDILGFGHKEGVEPYETISYANGPGFKEHRA, from the exons atgatattGAGAGTTGTGttgagtttatttttcttttggacGATTATCCATGGTGCaactattaaatataaatcacCCAATGCTGATA ATGCTCAGTATTGGAACTCATATAATGAGGCGcgtctcaaaaaattacttagtcAAACCAACCCTGATGGAACGGTTGCTAGAAATGTGATAATATTTGTCGGTGATGGCATGGGTATTCAAACTATCACTGCTGGAAGAATTTTCAAGGGACAACGTGAAAAGCACGTTTCTGGAGAAGAAAGTGAGTTGGTTTGGGATTCCTTTCCACACACCGGATTTTCAAAA ACATATAACACCGATAAACAAGTACCTGACTCGGCTGGAACTGCTACAGCATTATTTTGTGGGGTAAAAACAAAGTATAAAGTTTTAGGATTAGATTCAACGGCAAAAGGGGATAGCATGACTCAAGGACAAGTCTATTCCATCATGAAATGGGGTCAAGATGCTGGTAAAAGGACCGGTGTAGTTACAACAACTAGAATAACACACGCAACACCTGCAGCATTGTATTCTCACTCACCAAATAGAGACTATGAAAGTGATAGTCCGATTCCAAATGAGTATAAGAATAGCTTAAAGGACATTGCAAGACAATTGGTTGAAGATGAACCGGGAAACAAATTTAAT GTGATATTAGGTGGTGGACGTGACGCAATGGGAGCAACAATAAAAGATCAGCCTGTTCCACCATATAATTTTACTGGAGGGATGGAAAAGACTTTTCCACGATCGGATGGATTAAATTTACCATATTtatggttaaaaaataaatctgatcCAACAAAACATGCGTACTACGTTACAAAAGCTACAGAGCTCAATAAAATTGACACAAGTAATACAGAATATCTTCTAG GCCTTTTTGCTAATAGTCACATGACTTATGAGGCGTTAAGAAATTATACCGATGAGCCGTCTCTTGCTGAAATGACTGTTAAAGCTATCGAAATCTTGGATCGCAAAAACAGTTCCGGTTATATCTTGATGGTTGAAGGTGGTAAAATCGATCATGCTCACCATCAAAATTTTGCTGGTTTGGCTTTGCATGAGGTTCTTGGGCTAGATAGAGCTGTAGAAGCTGCATTAAATAAAGTAGGAGACGATACATTAATCTTAGTGACAGCAGACCATTCACATTCTGTAACTTTCAATGGATATCCAGAACGAGGAAATGATATATTag GTTTTGGACATAAGGAAGGAGTTGAACCATATGAAACAATCTCGTATGCTAATGGACCCGGATTTAAAGAGCATCGCGCA